Sequence from the Phragmites australis chromosome 11, lpPhrAust1.1, whole genome shotgun sequence genome:
TTCTGGAACGTAAGCCGTGAGAAGAACTTGCATTTCGGTAATACCCATACTTTCTAGATTAGTCACTCCATATTTGAGGATGTCGATCCTAAGAACCGCGTTTGGTAGGTTGAGGCCACTGTATACTCTCTATGTGAGGTGAGGTTCCAGGTGATAGCATCGAGGACATTTTCATTCAACTGGACCTGCTGAAGGCGTGTCCATAGGAGGACAAATTTGATGAATTGATGGGCGAATGAAATAGCAGTAAAATTGATGTGTCGCACCCATGTGTTGTTGTGCATAGCCTCCCTCACTTTCTGCTTCTTCCTTTTGGAAATCGCAAAGATGTTCGGCGCTATCATCTTCAGCGATTCCCCTTGGAGCCATGACGAGTGCCAGAAACTTGCCTTTTCCCCATTTCCGATGATGATCTTGGTAGCCGCCACAAAGAGTGCTAGGTCCGTGTCAGTGCAAGGTGTAGGCATCCCAACCCATGGTTTATTGTCTACCGTCCATTCATACCACAACCAACGAAGCCGGAGAGCTCTTGCGAATTTTTTCAAGTCAGGATGCCGAGTCCCCCTAGTTTTGTAGGTCGGCAAACACGTCTCCAATTAACTTTGCATTTTCCTCTCGGGACCCTATTCGTGCCTGTCCACAGAAAAAAGCGTCTCTTGGACTCTATTTCCTCAAGGGCGCTCATCGGGGCCTGCAACGCAGTCAAAAAATAAATTGGTTGTGAGGTGAGCACTAATTTGACTAAGGCCTTGTGTCCTACCGGGTTTAGATGTCGTCCTTGCCAATTTTCTATTTAGGCACTCACTTTTATCAATGGTTGGTCAAAAGTCCACTTTCCTGATGCACATTAAGGTGATTGGTAAGCCCAAGTATTTAATCGGGAATGAAGTGTGAATTGCTGGAAGGTGCGCCAAGATGGAGTTGAGATTGATGTCTCGGCATCTGATGGAAGCCACCATGCTTTTCTATAGGTTGGTGTTTAGTCCTGTCACTCTACCGAAATGGTTCAGAAATTCAGCGGTGGCATTAATGTCTCGAGCCATGGGTGCTAGAAAGATGGCAGCAGCATCAACATAAAGTCATAGACGTAGTCTGGTATGGTTGCCCTTCAACTTCGTAGAATTCCATCATCGGTTGCTTGGTCGAGTAGTCATTTTAGCGGGTCGATGGCCAAAACAAAGAGGAGTGGGGAGAGTGGGTATCCTTGGCGTAAACCTCTCATGTGACGTATGCTTGTGCTTGGTGCTCTATTTAGTAGAACTTTCGAGGAGGAGGTTATGAATAGCGCGGTCAGCCAATTTCGCCATATTTGTGGGAAACCTATCCGTTGGAGGAGATCTAGCAGGTAGTCCCATCGTATAGAGTCGAAAGCCTTTGCAATATTAAGCTTGAGGAGTAGTGCTGGGGTCCGAGATTTATGGAACCAGTGTGCCAAATTCCGGACGCACATGTAGTTATCGTGGATGACTCTCTTTTTGATGAGTGCACTTTGGCTATTGGAAACTAAGGAGTTCATGAGAGGTTGCAGCTGTAGGGCAAGGATGTTGGTGATGAGCTTCATCACTCCATGGATGAGACTAATGGGCCAGTAGTCAGATACTATGTTAGCTCCTCCTTTCTTGGGGACAAGGATGATATTTGTGGAATTGAGCATGTGCCACACCGGTTGAGGTTTCTCAGTACTTCTGAGggtgaggtggtggatctttaTGACATGCAAGAGTTAGGCAGAATCTTTCCATCAACCTGGCTTTAGCCACTCGAGTTGAGAGGGAAAGAACAAGCATGTATAGGATAGTTATCCTGGTCGAATGTAATCAACCCGCCTGAACCTATCttttccatgaatgaaaatgttCTGGCCCTTTTTGATGGCCTCGCTGGTAGCTGGAAGACCACCCGGGAGCCTTATGGGTTTTGGACCATCTGGTCCGAACCACTATTCATAGTGTTTAGAGAGTTTTCCCCCTGTTGTTGCAGTGAGTAGGCTCGGACTATTTCACGCTGCTCGTTAGTTAGGCTTTCGAAGCGCGGGACAACTCTTAGCATGACAAGTCCCTCGGCGGCAACCAGCGCCTGACCCGAGTGGGGACTTGTGGCCTTATGGTCGTTATCCCGAGCTGTTCGTATCTCTGACATTGCATGAGCAGCGATCCCACACTGTTCAAGAGGGTCATCTAGTAATTTTAACTTCCTGACCATCAGGTCCCATAGTGACCATCAAGCATTATCGCGTGTTGTGGTCGGAGAGCCAATCTGGCAGGGGTTCGTTGTTGGTCatgaaatcctgcaaaacagagagtctggtcttttgaacttttttttttaaaaaaaacttacaagttataTTCTACGCTCGTTCATAAGGTTCTGCAAAATAGATAAACAGGTCCGTCTCCAagcaaccctacacatagaacttgtgcaGAAGTTgtccaggagttgtgtaattcatgaCTGTactccatggctagcttgaccgcaccaggtcgggtgacatcgaccactATGTAGAGTCCTTTTCACttaggggagagtttattctgacCGGCCTTATtatgaatttgcctaaggacgaggtcacaTATAACCAGTCTCTGCTCCTGCACCTCGCGGTTGTGATAGCGTCCTAGGCTTTACTGATACCGGGTAGCTTGAATTAGAGCGCATTCATAGAACTCTTTGATTaggtttacatcatcctctcGTCGCGTCACCTAGTCGTCGTAcgagtagttggccactcggGGTGATTGAAAGGCGATCTCGGAGGGAAGCATTGCCTCGGCACCAAAAATAAGGAAGAACTATGGGTATTTCGTCCACCCAgcgtcttgaatagcttttaagcgaTCAAAGACAcgagttttgatcccttgcagtatcattcCATTAGCCCTTTCGACCTATGTGTTGCTCTGTGGATGTGCCACTGAGCATAGCAATCTTTGGTCCCGAGCTCTTCGCAATAGTcctggaaagcactactggcaaACTGAGTCTCGTTGTCCGTAATTATGCGATTTGAACGACCAAACCGCACTACTAGCTCCCGTATAAACTTAATCATTGATGTGGTAGTGATCTTCCTGATAGACTCGActtctatccacttggtgaatttgtcgattaccatgaacaggaattcaaaaccaccCAGGGCTTTAGGGAAtagtcccacgatatcgagcccccagataGAGAAAGGCCAGGAGAGTGATATAGTTTAaagtgcttgggctggtaggttggtatgtcgACCATGGTACTTAcatgactcgcaccgtttcaccagctcacaagcattcTGGAGGGCAATGGGCAAATAAAATTCTTACCGGAACATTTTTTCGGCTAGAGCACGGTATGAAGCGTGGATATCACATATGCTTCCATGGACATTAGAGAGCACTATGCTCCCgtcttcctgagtgatgtatttcagtaaaagatCGTTGCTCCCTAGGCGGTAAAGGTATCCCACTATCAGGGAGTATCTGCGGCTTGCCATGAGAGCTATTTTgctgatgcatcatcatcatccggGATTGCTTAATTCTAAAAGTAGTCCAAGATCTTATTCATCCAGGTCGTACCAAATCGAGCAGGGTAACCAtgtgatggccacccgaggtcgactTCACTGCAGGAGGCGTTGCCTCTAAAGGTGTTTCCTCTAGTGCTCCATTTTCAAgcagagcatccccttcaccttggcctaAGACCGCGatggatggtcgtgtgagtctttcttgaAAGATTCCGACTGGGGCAGGTTCGCGATAAGAATCTAGACATGCCAACTCATCGGCTATGAAGTTGTCCTTGTGAGGGACGTGTTTGACTTCAAAACTGAAAAAATATCACTCCAGTCTTCTCACTTTGGCAAGGTATGCCACTATTGTTGAATCAGAgcattgaaactccttttgcacttggttaacAATCAATAgtgagtcccctatcgctaacagacgtttaatcccaagtgcaAAGGGTGCTCACATccagacaagaggccctcatattccacaatattgttagtggctagaaaatataattgaactacgtacctaaGGAGGTTACCGGTTGGTAaggtcaagaccactccagccctCGTTCTCTTCAGCGTGAATGatccatcaaagtgcatggtccagtgatcGTTTCCCTCTAGTCATCGCACCTACTCAggctcaaaggacgaccactcgTCCATAAAATCGACAagcgcctgggacttgatagccgttcTGGGGACGAAATGGAGATTGAACTCCCCGAGCTCTGCTGCCCACTTTGATATTCTTCCTGTCGCTTCCCTATTGTagagaatttctctaatcagGAGCGAGGAGATTACCCTGATTTTGTGGGTTTGAAAGTAGTGTATGAGCTTGCGAGAGACCATCAGAATGGTGTATAGCAGCTTTGAGTCTGTGGGTACCAAGCCTTCACGTTGTGTAGGATCTTACTAACATAGTAAACTGATCGCTGAAGGCCTTCTCACTCGATGATCAGTACCGCGCTTACGACATGTGGGACAGCTACAACATAGAGTAAGAGCTCCTCATCTGGTTGAGGTGTGGTCAGTACAGAAGGAGAGGAGATGcacctttttagatcttggagaGTCATTTTCGTTTCTAGGATCCACCTAAAGTAGCCGCTCTTCTTCAAGAGCTTGAAGAGCGGAAACCCCTTCTctcctagccttgagatgaacatGCTCAATGTTGCCACATATCCTGTTAGTTTTTAGACATCCTTTAGCCTGGTCGGGGATTTTatctggtcgatggctctgatcttgtcagggtttgcctCTATCCCTCGACTAGAAATGAGTAacccgagcaacttccctgatggcACTCCAAATGTGCACTTCTTAGGGTTTAGTTTCATATGGTATATCCGAAAGTTGTCAAACGTTTCCTAGAGGTCTGCGACCAGGTCGTCCTTGGTTCTACTCTTTATGActacatcatcaacatacattTCAATGTTTCAACCGAGTTGTGGTTgaagaatgagctgaatacaaCTCTGCTAAGTGGCACCGGCgcttttcaaaccaaaaggtattttttacataacaaaagaccccaaagggtgtcATAAAAGtaatcttctcctcatcttcctatACATGCTAATCCGGTGGTACTCCTAAcgagcatctaagaagcttagaagaTCGCTGATAgtggttgagtcaacaagctggtcaaTTCAGGGTAGATGGAAGAGATCttttgggcatgccttgttgaggcCGATGAAGTTGACACACATTATTCACTTACCATTGTATTTTTGGACCATGACTAGGTTAGCTAGCCACTCTTGGTACTGTATTTCTTGGATAAAGCCTTCTTCCAGGAGCTTGTTGATCTCCttacgaagtgcttcctttcggtcggCTGCGAACCGATGCACTTTTTGTTTGACTGGTTGCGCATCGTCGCATGGACAACTTGTGTTGGATCAtgtccctagggactccaggcatatcagatgaactccatgaaaagacatcAGCATTTGCCCGAAGAAAAGTGATGAGCgtaagttcctatttggggtccagatCGGTCCCTATCTGGACCGTCCTAGTCGGGTTAGAGTCTTCAAGGCATACTGCCTTGAGTCGTTCCTCCTAACTGGTGGCGACATGAATCTTCATCGGGCGATGACTAGGCATAGCATTCTCCGACCGTGACCtgggagttagctcgaccatgtcgaggctcctcttatcGCAATGCAGGGCCATCTTTGCGCTGCCAAAGGTGGTGATGGCTCCGATCAGACCATGGATCTTGATCGCCTGATATGCATAGTGGGCGACGACCATGAACTTGGCCATCGCtagtcaccctaggattgcgtTATAAGTGGTCCTAAAGTATGTCACATCAAACTAGACTTTTTTGGTCCTGAAATTACTTGGCGAGCCGAAAGTGATGGGTAGCTCGATCCACCCCAAGGGCTTAGCCGAAGAGCCCAGGGTAATCCCGAAAAAGGGGGGAGATAGTTTTAACGTGTTTCTTAGGATTTGCAGGGCGTCCAACACACTAGCGAAgaagaggttgatggagctccctccatcgatcagCATGTGATCTAGTCATATGTTCTGAATGGTGGGTTTGACCATAATAGGGTAGCGATCAGATCACTTGACAATCCTAGGGTGGTTGGTCTGACTTAAGGTAAGGGGcacctctgaccacttcagaCGTAGGCTTGGACCCAACGTGGTAACCCACACTTCCTGGGCCATTGACTTATATTCCCTATTTGATGAATATGTCGTGGTGCCCCCGGagatatggtggaccatgtgatcaaCCTGCTTGTACCCCAGTACCGACTAGTCAGGGTTGGCCCCATCCTTACCATCCTCTTCATGCCTGGATTTACACTCtccaagcttcttgtcaatgatGCTCCGCATAACCTTACACTCGGTCAGGTCATGGGTATCCATACGGTGGATCGGGTAGTATCCATgacccttcttcccctccctcttCTCAAAGCGCCGGTGTGATTGGTCGGTCTGCTTGACCGCCATAACGTCGGACGATCCCTccttgtgttttttcttttttttctccttctgtCTGACCCCTTTGGAGGAGGTGGGCTGGTCGGAGGTCGGCCGCACATAGCGTCAATCTGACACTCTCGGGCCTTGACGGCCTGTGTGCACTTGTCTACGAGCTCAAATAGCTTGGTAGTGCTTTGGATTTCCTTGGTGGCTAGCTTCTCAATCATCTTTTGGTCTCTAACCCCtctcttgaatgctatgaccacgGATTCACCCGTGAACTTTGGAATAGTATTTCAGCGCTCGGTGAAGCATCGGATGATGTCTCACAATGACTCACCTTGTCGTTTGCATGACTTGAtataggtcatcctcgaccccaGGTCGGACATAGGTTTACTAGAAGTTGGTGATAAACTGGTCGTATAGATCCTCCTAGGAGCGAACCGACTTGCAAGGGAGGTTCATAAGTCAAAACCGAGCTGAACTGATCAAGGCGGtggggaagtagttggccatgactttcCTGTGGCCTCCCatggcctgcaccatggtgatGTAGATCTACAGGAACTCCTCAGGGTTCATTGAGTCATCATACTTTTCAGTTAGGACCGACCAAAACTTATCCGACCAATGCACCTCTCGTAACAGAGCTGATAGGGTGTTGCACCTTTTTCCGTAACGGGGAGTCACCCGCTGATGGGCAACAGCACGTGCTCAGGGAGAGAGACAACAGTCACACAGTCCTGGAGATGGGATGGAGGAATGTGACGCCTCCCTGCGTGGGGGAGCTGAGTGGTAGGGCTTGCTCTCCCTTTTCGTTCTCCCACCGGGCATGGTCCTCCTACTCTTGcgtggccacctggctctgaATCATGTCGCGGAGATCGCATTGGTGCAGAGAGTCGTGTAGCTCAGAGGGTTGGCTATCCTGACGCGGTGGGGTCTCTGAGCGCTCCCTATCACCGAGGGAGGACAAGATCTTTCCTGTTGTTGGGCCTGTCGCGATTCTTGGCGATTGCGAACTTCACCAGTACTAGCGATGGACGTGGTGTTTGCCGCCATAGTTTGGCGTTGGGCGGTCTCAACTAGGAGGGTGAGGTCACGCAACCATGGTGCAACTGGCGAACCCTCTAGTATTGCTACCGATGGGTGACTAAGAAGTATTCGCACGGTCTGTAGATTCTGTGCAAgcgtcatggcctcatagtcgagcTGTCGAGCGTGAAGTGGTGACATATTGTGACGAGGGGAGCCATCGACATTCCTGCGGCGTGACGGCCTTGGTGACGACACCGTCAAAGACCAGGTCCTTTGCAGTAGCTCCTCCGAGCGACGCTGTGGTGGTTGGAGTTATGCCAGAACATCCCCATATCCAACGCTAGTCTAGTTCCCCTCTAGGCGTGTGGCCTGGTGATCATCGTCGACACCCGAAATATGGGAGCCTCCGCTGCCCCCTCCCCTCTGTTGCATGAACTGTCGTGCGAACTTCCCGTTGAGCCTCGGAGCCCTCGGACTCTGATTTGGTGTCCCATTCCTGGAGCACACTGTGCTCATCTAGAACGTATCCCATGTCGAACACCTCACGGTGACCAGTGTCCTCGAAATGGGACTCTGCGGTTATCGTGGATCTgaccatgggtagcccaatctaatAATCAACACTTACCAAAACACAGAAACACACACCCACTATCTGGCGTGCCAACTGTAGAGGGTTAGTTTCTAACGATAATTCCGGGGTGTAGCGGTCAAAGAGCGTGTGAACAACGCTTGCGGTGTGCATGTGTTTGTGATaactcaagaacacagggaTTATTCAGGTTCATGCCTCCCTAAAGATAACAACTctatgtcctgtgtattttgttatcaaagTTTTTTGAACTGGTTATCCATCCCTTTACAAAccgggtcctcctctctttatatactagagagaaagagagattaCAAGCGGCTCCTGCTTAGCAGATCCATGCTtggctagatattctactcttggatCATCATCATGGAGAATCGGGTGAACTCAACTTTCCCTAAGAGCGATGCATATCCGTCCCATCCGTGGAACGCTGTCGTACCTGCCTCCCCCTGTCGCCCGGTCTGTCCCATCATCGTGTGCCGTAAGTTCGTCTGCCAAGCCATTCCGTCCCTGCGCTCCGCGAGTCTACATGCAAAATCATCTACTTGCCTAGTCGTTTTGCAGATCCTATCCCATCTGGCGTGTGGCGCAAGTCGGTCTACAATACCCCACTctatagcaattaatgctacgagacgggaCACTATCTATCTGCACCGACCATAACTTTGTTTGTTGGAGGAGATCCTtagggaaaaaaaaacacttgagtacACATCAATAAATAAGATTAGATATGTTAGGTATAGGTGTTCCGCGATCAATAATAGCTGGTCGTGGGACCATATTATATCACTAGGATACTGATCGTGCAAGCCTTGCGTTGGTCGTGCGAGCCAAGAGCTAGTCGCGCGATGGACCAAGGTTCAGAAAATATCCCCGTCGATCACCACATCCCTCGTAAAGCTTGTAAGCCAGGATGTCTCCTTAGTCAATACTCCGACACTTCTCTTTTACATTTCTGCCTTGAGATGCATCTATCCGTAGCCATGCCCACCATGGTGAAGGTAAGGTTTGCATGCTCTTTTGGAGTCCATAAATTTACCAGAGTCCAAAAAAATGTTCTTTTGGAGAGGAAGACGACAGACATTGCCAGTTCATTTAGTCATCATCTCTACATAGTTTTCCTTACGAAATTTAAAAAAGAGTTGGGGGTTGAGGCTTAGGACTGGGGTTCACTAGAGTGCTCCTTGGGTTCAATGGGATGCTCATAGCAGCAGGCCGGTTGGCGGCGGCTGGGCAATGAGGCAACGGAGACTCTGCTAGTCGCAAGAGATGGAGGACCACCGGTTGGGTGGTGCCAAGACGATGGCATCACGACGGCCTGGTTAGCGAGGCAGTGGATTCGACTACGGAGCCATCGGATATGAGGAAAGAGACAGGGCCAATGGTGCAGTGAAGAAAATCGTCAAAGGTGAGGAAGAAAGtgggcaagggcaagggcagCGGTTAGAGACGACGTCGGCAAGTGACAGGTAGCAGCGCGAGGGGTGGTGGCaatgagaggagggaggagtAGAAGATGGGAGGCAGTTCAAAAGAAAATCGGGTGCTGGCTCGGTTAAAACATCTTTTACGCTGATATGTCTCTACATAGTTCAATTAGGATACAAGTTCAATTAGGAGAAGAACGCGAAGATGGGATTCAGAAATGCATCGGCATCTCCAGCAAAACTAAACGAGTTGGCAGGTGGCAGGTTGCCGTCACATTCTGATTCCACACGCTTGCTCCCTCTGCTCCAGCCTCCACGTAGAAACCCATTAGCCGAATAAAAAAATGTCtctgctccttcctctaaaCCTGGGCCCTGCTGGAATTCTACTCGGAAGCCACTAATCCAACAGGCCTACATTTTTGGAATATACGAATCCAGCACTGCCTCGGCCGACCTTACTCACAAATGTCACTCAGACACGGGGCCAATTACCCAAAACACCCTTCTCCGCAACCCTATAAGTAGAGTGATCAGGTCTCCCCATGTCTGCTCAAAGGCGCCTGCTCTCTGAGCTCTCCCAACGCCTGCCATTGCCATCCTCCTGTGCTGCGAGGCTGTGATCCAACCATCGTTACCTTGTTGCTTACAAAACACTGTTATTTCGATCGCCATGGCGCGCTGCGGCGGGTTTGTGGAGAAGGCGAAGCCCTACATCGCCATGATCTCCCTGCAGTTCGGCTACGCCGGCATGAACGTGCTCACCAAGGTCTCCCTCAACCTGGGCATGAGCCACTACGTGCTCGTCGTCTACCGCCACGCCTTCGCCACGCTCTCCATCGCCCCGCTCGCTCTCGTCCTCGAGAGGTAGTACTTCCGTAGCAGCCGTGCTGTTTCTTATCCCACAGCTCAGTTCACTTGTTAGTGTACGCGCACTTGATCGTAGCTTACGATCTGCATTTCGTTTCGTGTGACGAGCTTACGTTGATGATCATGCAACTCTGGATTAAAAATGGCAGGAAGGTGAGGCCCAAGATGACGTGGTCAATCTTCTTCCAAATCTTCGTCCTTGCTCTGCTCGGGTTAGTAGTGCTCTGCTCCGCCCTGCTGTGCTCTGGTAGCTTTCTTCTCCTGACTAACACGTTGGTTCCACATGTTGTGGCCGCAGACCAGTGATTGACCAGAACTTCTACTACGTCGGGCTCAAGTTCACCGGACCGACGTTCGCCTGCGCGATGAGCAACATCCTGCCCGCCATGACCTTCGTCATGGCAGTGATCTTCAGGTGCATTTCTGACAGAAATAGCTTCTTATTCGCAAGTGCAAGCGAACATGCAACCGGACATCTAAACAGTGCATGCTTTATTGATTGTGACGTTGTAGGATGGAGAAGCTGGACATGAAGAAGGTGAGGTGCCAGGCCAAGATCGCCGGTACGCTGGTGACGGTGGCCGGCGCGATGCTGATGACGCTCTACAAGGGCCCGCTCATGGAGCTGATGTGGAGCAGGCACGGGTCGGCCGGCGTCCACGGCGGGGCGGAGgcccccgccgccggcgccgaccTCAGCGGCAGGGACTGGTTCCTCGGCTCGCTGTTCGTCATCATCGCCACCCTCGCCTGGGCCTCACTCTTCATCCTGCAGACGCACACCATCAAGCAGTACTCGGCGCAACTGTCGCTCACCACGCTCATCTGCTTCGTCGGCACGCTGCAGGCCGTCGTGGTCACCTTCGTCATGGAGCGGCGCACCTCCGTCTGGACCATCGGCTTCGATATgaacctcctcgccgccgcctacGCCGTAAGAACCCGATTGGGTCCATCCTCTCCATGATCTCCTCGTCCACTCAACCTGACGTACGTTGCTGACGACGAGTTCTTGGTGTGCTGTTTCAGGGCATCGTGACGTCGAGCATCGCGTACTACGTGCAGGGCCTGGTGATCCAGAGGACCGGGCCGGTGTTCGCGTCGGCGTTCAGCCCGCTCATGATGATCATCGTCGCCGTCATGGGGTCCTTCATCCTCGCCGAGAAGATATACCTCGGTGGTGTCCTCGGCGCCGTGCTGATCGTGTTCGGGCTCTACTCCGTCCTCTGGGGCAAGCACAAGGAGAcgcaggagaaggaggcggACGCCATGATGGCGC
This genomic interval carries:
- the LOC133885209 gene encoding WAT1-related protein At5g07050-like → MARCGGFVEKAKPYIAMISLQFGYAGMNVLTKVSLNLGMSHYVLVVYRHAFATLSIAPLALVLERKVRPKMTWSIFFQIFVLALLGPVIDQNFYYVGLKFTGPTFACAMSNILPAMTFVMAVIFRMEKLDMKKVRCQAKIAGTLVTVAGAMLMTLYKGPLMELMWSRHGSAGVHGGAEAPAAGADLSGRDWFLGSLFVIIATLAWASLFILQTHTIKQYSAQLSLTTLICFVGTLQAVVVTFVMERRTSVWTIGFDMNLLAAAYAGIVTSSIAYYVQGLVIQRTGPVFASAFSPLMMIIVAVMGSFILAEKIYLGGVLGAVLIVFGLYSVLWGKHKETQEKEADAMMALPMASKGDGATGGVAAAEIAGGVRDDVECNTANGVRSSSNGRGTTAAGAV